One Candidatus Korarchaeum sp. DNA segment encodes these proteins:
- a CDS encoding DNRLRE domain-containing protein → MPLSILILILSVGGVVSAPPPIHPTITFIPPPWIPLLPIEKELRASADSTLFNAYPNNNYGGESELVVGRKVITTPIYKVLLWETVVGFDVYDEIPPGSEVTEAQLILTIKEPPSSGVNLEALPLINSFTESTVTWTSHSSSYGSAITTQTVSLDAHDGTKVILDVTPFVKNKVQTGETIYGFLLKVPSTTNDGIIFYSKEGAPQDGWRPTLRISYKTSYVDLVASQESLELMQGSNAYVQLSVGGTFDGEAKITHQWAGVSPIGVSTQLSKTSGNVPFASTIRIAVSGSTPPGEYDLEVKAENKYGSYSIHDKLIIKIKVISAAEPDFTLSISPASITVAQGGMAEYSVTVTPVAGFSGEIHFYASGMPSGSTQQLVSSGSNIYLRIATSSSTPPGDYTITVAAQGDGKSHEVSVALTVTAATTTTSTGTVTTTTMQPSFFIDVNPNMLTLARGGIAHLSVRVQGIGGFSNTVTLSASGLPQGVTISSNINNSPPDFTADLVLSATNQAPLGMHQFTLLALGGGITRSSTITLTILEQRTGTQTQAQTETQTSVPTQATSFDFDISITPQTLILNPGTSGSVAVTVRRISESGTVALSASGLPSDVSVEFNPPSLEEGTSSLIIRSGRTTGTFTVVVTGSSDGMRKSATFQLQIKAEESRCIIATAAFGSELTPEVSHLRDFRDRVVMSTYSGSRFLMAFNIFYYSWSSHVASAIRGNYALSGATRIAILPLLIALKASSALYSALPHGEVSMILMGAIASMMLGIIYLWPLSLVSLRLKRTLGLRLVGSVVVAAVTSAALLGVSTFLALDSLAMLSSASLVLSCLLLSPLLFSLSIERLN, encoded by the coding sequence TTGCCGTTATCTATCCTAATTTTAATACTCTCCGTCGGAGGGGTGGTTTCAGCCCCTCCACCGATTCATCCCACGATCACGTTCATACCTCCACCTTGGATACCGCTCCTCCCCATCGAGAAGGAGCTGAGGGCATCAGCTGACTCCACGCTCTTCAACGCTTATCCGAACAATAACTATGGAGGCGAAAGCGAGTTAGTCGTCGGAAGGAAAGTTATCACCACGCCAATTTACAAGGTCCTACTGTGGGAGACCGTCGTGGGATTCGATGTTTACGATGAGATACCGCCGGGCTCTGAGGTTACGGAAGCGCAGTTGATCCTCACGATAAAGGAGCCACCTTCCTCAGGGGTTAACTTGGAAGCCCTTCCCCTCATCAATAGCTTCACTGAATCGACGGTCACTTGGACCAGCCACAGTAGCAGCTACGGATCCGCCATAACAACGCAGACCGTTAGCCTCGACGCGCATGATGGCACGAAGGTAATCCTCGATGTAACCCCTTTCGTTAAGAACAAGGTTCAGACGGGCGAGACTATATACGGATTCCTCCTCAAGGTCCCTTCCACCACGAACGATGGTATCATCTTCTACTCCAAGGAGGGAGCGCCTCAAGACGGCTGGAGGCCCACCCTGAGGATATCCTACAAGACATCCTACGTGGACCTCGTGGCGAGCCAGGAATCACTAGAGTTGATGCAGGGGAGCAATGCATACGTGCAGCTTTCCGTAGGCGGGACCTTCGATGGAGAGGCGAAGATAACGCACCAGTGGGCTGGTGTAAGCCCCATTGGTGTGAGCACTCAGCTCAGCAAGACCTCAGGAAATGTGCCCTTCGCTTCCACCATCCGGATAGCTGTTTCCGGTTCAACACCCCCTGGTGAGTACGATCTAGAGGTGAAGGCTGAGAACAAATATGGGAGCTACAGTATCCACGACAAGCTGATCATTAAGATAAAGGTGATCAGTGCAGCTGAGCCTGACTTCACACTATCTATCTCCCCGGCATCTATAACGGTCGCTCAAGGGGGAATGGCTGAGTACTCGGTCACAGTAACCCCCGTAGCCGGATTCTCCGGGGAGATCCATTTCTACGCCTCGGGGATGCCTTCTGGGTCTACTCAACAGCTCGTGTCCTCAGGATCAAACATCTACCTCAGGATCGCGACCTCGTCCTCGACCCCACCGGGCGACTATACCATAACGGTCGCGGCCCAAGGGGACGGTAAGTCGCACGAGGTCAGTGTCGCACTCACGGTAACGGCAGCGACAACCACAACGAGCACTGGAACAGTGACAACAACGACAATGCAGCCCAGCTTCTTCATAGATGTGAACCCCAACATGCTCACGCTGGCTAGAGGAGGCATAGCTCACCTCAGCGTGAGGGTTCAGGGGATCGGCGGGTTCTCAAACACGGTCACCCTATCAGCATCGGGCTTACCTCAGGGCGTGACCATATCCTCCAACATCAACAATTCCCCTCCAGACTTCACGGCCGATTTGGTGCTATCCGCGACGAACCAAGCTCCCCTAGGGATGCATCAGTTCACTCTGCTGGCGTTAGGAGGTGGCATCACGAGGAGTTCCACGATAACCCTCACCATATTGGAGCAGCGAACAGGGACGCAGACTCAAGCTCAGACTGAGACCCAGACATCAGTCCCTACTCAAGCAACGAGCTTCGATTTCGACATCTCGATCACACCTCAGACTCTGATCCTCAATCCGGGAACTTCGGGCTCAGTTGCTGTCACAGTTAGGAGGATAAGCGAAAGCGGTACCGTAGCTCTATCAGCATCAGGACTTCCCTCCGATGTGAGCGTGGAGTTCAACCCGCCCTCGCTGGAGGAGGGCACTTCCTCCCTCATCATAAGGTCTGGGCGGACCACAGGTACCTTCACGGTCGTTGTTACGGGCTCATCAGATGGCATGCGTAAGTCCGCCACGTTCCAGCTCCAAATAAAGGCTGAGGAATCGAGGTGCATCATAGCTACAGCCGCCTTTGGTTCTGAGCTCACTCCTGAGGTATCTCACCTGAGGGACTTCAGGGACAGGGTGGTCATGTCCACCTACTCGGGTTCGAGGTTCCTCATGGCGTTCAATATTTTCTACTACTCCTGGAGCTCACATGTCGCTTCAGCAATCAGGGGGAACTATGCCCTCAGTGGAGCTACGAGGATCGCCATACTACCCCTACTGATCGCCCTGAAAGCCTCAAGCGCTCTCTACTCAGCGCTACCTCATGGCGAGGTTTCGATGATTCTGATGGGCGCTATCGCAAGCATGATGCTCGGCATAATTTACCTCTGGCCCCTCTCCCTAGTCTCCCTGAGGCTCAAGCGCACCCTCGGCCTCAGGCTTGTAGGCTCCGTTGTAGTGGCTGCGGTAACCTCGGCAGCTTTGCTTGGAGTTTCCACATTTTTAGCTCTTGATTCCCTCGCTATGCTCTCCAGCGCATCACTGGTGCTCAGCTGCCTATTACTTTCTCCTCTCCTCTTCTCCCTATCGATAGAGAGGCTCAACTGA
- a CDS encoding secondary thiamine-phosphate synthase enzyme YjbQ gives MVSHTEVLSFRTKAKIEIVDITSYVEAAVGRSGISDGICLIHLPHATAAIVANENEAGLIRDLIRKLKEEFVREGWEHDRIDDNAHAHLASAFIGASRAFPVSSGRLLRGTWQHVLLLELDGPRERKVVVTVVG, from the coding sequence ATGGTCTCCCACACGGAGGTGCTCAGCTTCAGGACCAAGGCTAAGATCGAGATAGTGGATATAACGAGCTACGTTGAGGCTGCGGTGGGTAGATCGGGCATAAGCGACGGGATCTGCCTGATCCACCTGCCCCACGCTACCGCGGCAATCGTAGCCAATGAGAACGAAGCGGGACTCATCAGGGATCTCATAAGGAAGCTCAAGGAGGAGTTCGTCAGGGAGGGGTGGGAGCACGATAGGATAGATGATAACGCTCACGCTCACTTAGCTTCAGCGTTCATAGGAGCTTCTAGAGCGTTTCCGGTCTCATCAGGTAGGTTACTTAGGGGAACCTGGCAGCACGTACTGCTCCTGGAACTGGACGGCCCTAGGGAGAGGAAGGTCGTGGTCACCGTAGTGGGATGA
- the alaXM gene encoding alanyl-tRNA editing protein AlaXM → MTELLYQRDSYLTEFESRVVKVRGNRVYLERTAFHPLSGGVANDTGYLESGGRSYEVISVEEPDVAHVLSSEPDLREREVVKGIVNWERRYRLMRLHTADHILAAVLYRERGALVTGGHIDPEYAKSDFSLEKGERSVFEEAIDRVNEIAAKGLEVRIYFLPREEALRIPGVVKLAERMPPDVEVLRIVEIPGVDLQADGGPHVRNTSEIGRIKLLKVENKGKGKKRVYFTLE, encoded by the coding sequence ATGACAGAGCTCCTCTATCAGAGGGACTCCTACCTCACTGAGTTCGAGTCCAGGGTAGTTAAGGTGAGGGGGAACAGGGTCTACTTGGAGAGGACGGCCTTTCACCCCCTCTCGGGGGGAGTGGCCAATGATACCGGTTACCTCGAGTCCGGAGGTAGGAGTTACGAGGTGATCAGCGTTGAGGAACCCGATGTGGCTCACGTCCTGAGCTCGGAGCCCGACCTCAGGGAGAGGGAGGTGGTCAAGGGGATCGTGAACTGGGAGAGGAGGTACAGGTTGATGAGGCTCCACACGGCCGATCACATACTCGCCGCGGTCCTCTACAGGGAGAGAGGGGCGCTCGTGACGGGAGGGCACATAGACCCTGAGTACGCCAAGTCGGACTTCAGCCTGGAGAAGGGAGAGAGGAGCGTCTTCGAGGAAGCTATAGATAGGGTGAACGAGATCGCTGCGAAGGGATTAGAGGTCAGGATATACTTCCTACCGAGGGAGGAGGCTCTGAGGATACCTGGGGTGGTCAAGTTAGCTGAGAGGATGCCCCCGGATGTCGAGGTGCTTAGGATAGTGGAGATCCCCGGGGTCGATTTGCAGGCTGATGGCGGACCTCACGTCAGGAACACGAGTGAGATAGGTAGGATAAAGCTGCTCAAGGTCGAGAACAAGGGGAAGGGGAAGAAGAGAGTCTACTTCACGCTCGAGTGA
- a CDS encoding DUF116 domain-containing protein: MPYAFNFDLSSVPRQFFAELLRASYRAKVHRKLTSTARRIVRAFKLHELTGLDLSSAIALVEDLLEVCMLSEINRPRFEGLRRKALLLPHCSRKHMDSRCRAEFREEISSYVCSHCSDDCLIKIATELAESRGYDVYVVPGSSCIPKIIEKGGYEAVVGVACGMELMLAYRFLGGMPAQGVPLMRNGCSRTVFDMGALERALI, encoded by the coding sequence ATGCCCTACGCTTTCAACTTCGACCTCTCATCAGTACCGAGGCAGTTCTTCGCCGAGCTACTGAGGGCCTCATACAGGGCCAAGGTGCACAGGAAGCTCACATCAACCGCAAGGAGGATAGTGAGGGCCTTCAAGCTTCATGAGTTGACTGGATTGGACCTCAGTAGCGCTATAGCCCTGGTCGAGGACCTACTGGAGGTCTGCATGCTCAGCGAGATCAACAGGCCTAGGTTCGAGGGTTTGAGGAGGAAGGCCCTGCTCCTGCCTCACTGTTCTAGGAAGCACATGGACTCGAGGTGTAGAGCTGAGTTCAGGGAGGAGATCTCCTCTTACGTTTGCTCACATTGTTCAGATGATTGTCTCATCAAGATAGCCACGGAATTAGCTGAGAGTAGGGGATACGATGTTTATGTAGTTCCGGGGAGCTCCTGCATCCCTAAGATCATTGAGAAGGGTGGGTACGAGGCTGTCGTTGGGGTGGCTTGCGGGATGGAGCTGATGCTGGCTTACAGGTTCCTCGGAGGGATGCCCGCCCAGGGGGTCCCGTTGATGAGGAACGGTTGCTCCAGGACGGTGTTCGACATGGGGGCACTGGAGAGGGCGCTCATATGA
- a CDS encoding ArsR family transcriptional regulator, with product MGGWGMGIKDKILEQLKSGPKSLQELVKVTGAKEGVVKGQLTRLEKAGKVEKTEDGKYKLK from the coding sequence ATGGGAGGGTGGGGGATGGGGATCAAGGACAAGATACTCGAGCAGCTCAAGTCAGGCCCCAAGTCCCTTCAGGAGCTCGTGAAGGTCACGGGTGCGAAGGAGGGCGTGGTGAAAGGTCAGCTAACTAGGTTAGAGAAGGCCGGTAAGGTGGAGAAAACGGAGGACGGGAAGTATAAGTTGAAGTAA
- a CDS encoding MTH938/NDUFAF3 family protein — MPRVDGTGFGYIVVDGERYDEDIVVTDKVFRRKKELSSELRKEYGHTPLTGEELLHYFSRDPPEVVVVGTGQSGMLPLVGVEGACELLGAELICKRTREAVETFNKLSSEGRKVGAVFHVTC, encoded by the coding sequence ATGCCCAGGGTGGATGGCACGGGCTTCGGCTACATAGTCGTCGACGGCGAGAGGTACGATGAGGACATCGTTGTAACGGATAAGGTGTTTAGGAGGAAGAAGGAGCTCTCATCCGAGCTTAGGAAGGAGTACGGCCACACACCGCTCACCGGTGAGGAGCTCCTTCACTACTTCTCCCGGGACCCTCCTGAGGTCGTGGTCGTGGGCACGGGGCAGAGCGGCATGCTCCCCCTGGTGGGAGTGGAAGGGGCTTGTGAGCTCCTCGGAGCTGAACTCATCTGTAAGAGGACTAGGGAAGCTGTTGAGACCTTCAATAAGCTTTCCTCGGAGGGAAGGAAGGTAGGAGCCGTGTTCCACGTCACCTGCTGA
- a CDS encoding DASS family sodium-coupled anion symporter produces the protein MPSLPLVSEAAALSKAVDPKAPQIALGALLWVASWWVLEVVPLGLTGLLAAILFSLLGYVSWGEALRSFTDPIVWVFMGGFVLAKAFQVWGLDRRVALRVAHIYKGDNPMLAAFFVACLPAFLLTATGSITASASVVYPIALSYVTLLALSPRFSEAVMLSLGEAATAGAMLFLISTPPNLVAKQVLEQQLPDLKLTFFDWFIVGTPQAIAGLLITWLVVFKVLKVRERVSSAREVVEREISSLERIDSGEKLVLLVFLMTLILWLTPGILVVASSVNPGLVPLAEIISRLLPEAAPAALAILLLGLLRAKGRPLLTFDEIANGIDWNVVFLFGGGIAMGKGLDGSGFSRWLTLMITNAGFELNVLTISAIGALMGFAITFPASNTASAMISVPVIASIAKSAGLNPMAPVISTALACSISSALPSTTPPMAIVYGSGRVSIRNMLKVGLLCDTLRLALLILTEPFLVDLLLRMKGAVP, from the coding sequence ATGCCCTCTCTCCCTTTGGTTAGCGAGGCGGCTGCTCTATCTAAGGCGGTTGACCCTAAGGCTCCTCAGATAGCGCTCGGGGCCCTCCTATGGGTCGCGTCCTGGTGGGTGCTCGAGGTGGTCCCCCTGGGGCTCACCGGCTTATTGGCCGCGATCCTCTTCAGCCTGCTGGGCTACGTCTCCTGGGGTGAAGCGCTGAGGAGCTTCACTGACCCGATAGTATGGGTCTTCATGGGGGGATTCGTGTTAGCTAAGGCCTTCCAGGTGTGGGGGTTGGACAGGAGGGTAGCCCTCAGGGTAGCTCACATTTACAAGGGGGATAATCCGATGCTCGCGGCTTTCTTCGTAGCTTGCCTCCCCGCTTTCCTCCTCACGGCCACCGGTTCCATAACGGCATCCGCATCGGTGGTCTACCCAATAGCTCTCTCCTACGTAACCCTGCTCGCCCTCTCTCCCAGGTTCTCCGAGGCCGTGATGCTCTCTCTGGGGGAGGCAGCTACCGCGGGGGCCATGCTCTTCTTGATAAGCACTCCACCGAACCTAGTGGCTAAACAGGTATTGGAACAGCAGCTTCCCGATCTTAAGCTGACTTTTTTCGACTGGTTCATCGTAGGAACGCCCCAAGCTATCGCTGGGCTCCTGATAACTTGGTTGGTCGTCTTCAAGGTACTGAAGGTGAGGGAACGAGTTTCATCGGCTAGGGAGGTAGTGGAGAGGGAGATCAGCTCCCTGGAGAGGATTGACTCGGGGGAGAAGCTCGTCCTCCTCGTATTTCTAATGACGCTCATCCTCTGGCTAACTCCCGGAATCCTCGTAGTCGCCTCATCAGTTAATCCAGGTTTGGTTCCTCTTGCGGAGATTATCTCGAGGCTCCTGCCCGAGGCAGCCCCCGCTGCCTTAGCGATCCTCCTCTTGGGGCTCCTCAGAGCGAAAGGAAGGCCCCTGCTCACTTTCGATGAGATCGCTAACGGCATAGATTGGAACGTCGTCTTCCTCTTCGGAGGAGGGATAGCTATGGGGAAGGGACTTGATGGAAGCGGTTTCTCCAGGTGGCTCACTCTAATGATCACGAACGCAGGCTTTGAGTTGAACGTATTAACGATATCAGCTATCGGGGCTCTAATGGGGTTCGCTATCACCTTCCCAGCTTCAAACACGGCTTCAGCCATGATCTCGGTTCCTGTGATCGCCTCCATAGCTAAGAGCGCCGGCCTTAACCCCATGGCTCCGGTGATCTCAACGGCCTTAGCTTGCTCCATCTCCAGCGCCCTACCGTCCACGACGCCCCCTATGGCAATAGTCTACGGCTCGGGTAGGGTGAGCATAAGGAACATGTTGAAGGTGGGGCTGCTGTGCGATACGCTACGCCTAGCCCTGCTGATACTGACGGAGCCCTTCTTAGTCGATCTACTGCTGAGGATGAAGGGAGCGGTTCCCTGA
- a CDS encoding amidohydrolase, which produces MHYADIVIRGGRICTMDERRPYASVVAVKEGRIVHVGDDAYDMIGEETLVIEADGRSVLPGFIDTHVHFVGTAESRFDDIDAFGMRSISEILGSLGRLRKPKGEWVRVRGFDDSMVREQRYPTRWELDSVLPDNPVIVKRLDGHSCVLNTLALQMVGIGPEIRGAELDDLGRMTGVLRAEANDIARRRAEREVRREELMKELLEVSHDALRHGVTTLHALEGSTGDPEHVKLLMNAELPIDLVLYYQTTDVREALELGLPRIGGCILVDGSMDSHTAAFFEPYSDRTDSRGVLYFRDDEIRNFVTEAHRRGLQIAMHAIGDAAIEQLLDAYEFALKECPRDNHRHRIEHAEVPSDDQINRMAELNVLVAVQPPFLFYWDMNLFYVKRLGEGRASRIHPYRRMLDAGVKLSGGSDSPVTPIDPLTGIHAAVNHPVGSSSIDLKEALRLYTIDAAFFSFEEHMKGSISEGKVADMIILSEDIFGVRREDIRKLKVDLVIKGGEVIKSTL; this is translated from the coding sequence TTGCATTACGCTGATATCGTCATCAGAGGTGGAAGGATATGCACTATGGATGAGAGAAGGCCTTACGCTAGCGTCGTAGCCGTTAAGGAAGGTAGGATCGTCCACGTCGGTGACGATGCTTACGATATGATAGGTGAGGAGACCCTGGTTATAGAGGCAGATGGTAGATCCGTCCTCCCCGGCTTCATAGACACTCACGTCCACTTCGTGGGGACTGCCGAATCGAGGTTCGATGATATCGATGCCTTCGGCATGAGATCGATAAGCGAGATCCTGGGCTCGCTGGGGAGGCTGAGGAAGCCTAAGGGAGAATGGGTTAGGGTCAGGGGATTCGATGACTCCATGGTCAGGGAGCAGAGGTACCCCACCAGGTGGGAGCTCGACTCGGTCCTTCCCGATAACCCGGTCATAGTGAAGAGGTTGGATGGACACTCCTGCGTGCTCAACACCCTAGCTTTGCAGATGGTTGGGATTGGCCCTGAGATCAGGGGCGCTGAGCTGGATGATCTAGGGAGGATGACAGGGGTCCTGAGGGCTGAGGCAAATGATATAGCGAGGAGGCGCGCTGAACGTGAAGTTAGGAGAGAGGAGTTAATGAAGGAGCTTCTTGAGGTCTCCCACGATGCCCTCAGACACGGTGTCACCACGTTACATGCCCTAGAGGGATCCACCGGGGATCCTGAGCATGTAAAGTTGCTCATGAACGCTGAGCTACCTATCGATCTGGTGCTGTATTACCAAACGACCGATGTTAGGGAAGCGCTTGAACTGGGTCTCCCCAGGATAGGGGGATGCATCCTCGTAGATGGAAGCATGGACTCCCATACAGCGGCTTTCTTCGAGCCTTACAGTGATAGAACAGATAGTAGGGGAGTTCTATACTTCAGAGATGATGAGATCAGGAACTTCGTGACTGAAGCTCATAGGAGAGGGCTGCAGATCGCTATGCACGCTATAGGAGATGCCGCTATCGAGCAGTTGCTCGATGCTTATGAATTCGCGCTTAAGGAATGCCCGAGAGATAACCATAGACATAGGATTGAGCACGCGGAAGTTCCTTCGGACGATCAAATCAACAGGATGGCCGAGTTAAACGTTTTAGTTGCAGTTCAACCACCTTTTCTGTTCTACTGGGACATGAACCTCTTCTACGTTAAGAGACTCGGGGAGGGGAGGGCCAGCAGGATTCATCCTTATAGAAGAATGTTAGATGCAGGGGTTAAGCTCTCCGGTGGTTCTGATAGTCCCGTTACACCAATAGATCCGCTCACCGGTATACACGCTGCTGTCAATCACCCGGTGGGGAGCAGTTCAATCGACTTGAAGGAAGCCCTGAGACTTTATACGATAGATGCCGCCTTCTTCTCCTTTGAAGAACACATGAAGGGCAGTATATCCGAAGGAAAGGTGGCAGATATGATCATCCTCTCTGAAGACATCTTCGGAGTCAGGAGGGAGGACATAAGGAAGCTCAAGGTGGACCTCGTGATCAAGGGGGGTGAGGTGATCAAGTCAACTCTTTGA
- a CDS encoding ABC transporter substrate-binding protein, producing the protein MPAWSRKILILVVVALIAIAGVSYILMQPQVTPTGTTPGETTPVPPKEEYRRTLVIAVDLDNQALDVQQAEWTTLANWYAFSSLIAFDPERNIVSDLAEGYEIGEGGKALIIRLPKDLRFPQTDNPLNAYSLNESVYRYIRLSPYSTDWIELNHTEILDDRTVKFVFNNPPGPLWAVLTSEYGAPVDVEYAKKVGDQEFNAHPIGAGPFMIKEWVKGSHTTLIPNPNYRTNLPFVDNKGPNPYLDQVVIRVITDDLTRVNEFISGNVDILAAVPTQYVETLKKDPNTVLHEFPYGGYHFMIFNLEKPQFTDKNVRKAIYLAINRDEFVITNDYTVEPQYTFISPGMLCYNRTLEEHARKSLAYNLEEARRLLEEAGWKMSAEGVRKKGEVALSFTLDVPYDNPRLKRIAPVIQRQLAEVGIKVELREYEQHYIREKVWRKDFEAALNVFAWLDPDGDMAYWLHSGRAANSTYVNPRVDELFDQGMRTFDLSERTKIYSKLQEILLEDLPVIPLEYPKQYVAVRKNVEGVKFTLHTSILIYLNDVKVKKG; encoded by the coding sequence ATGCCTGCTTGGAGCAGGAAAATCTTAATATTAGTGGTCGTAGCCCTAATAGCAATAGCAGGGGTTTCTTATATACTCATGCAACCGCAGGTAACTCCCACTGGAACGACCCCAGGTGAGACCACACCCGTTCCTCCTAAGGAGGAGTACAGGAGGACCCTCGTCATAGCAGTTGACTTGGATAATCAGGCTTTAGACGTACAGCAGGCGGAATGGACGACTCTGGCTAACTGGTATGCCTTCTCCTCACTCATAGCTTTCGATCCTGAGAGGAACATAGTGAGCGATTTGGCGGAGGGTTATGAGATAGGAGAGGGCGGTAAAGCCCTCATAATCAGGCTCCCCAAGGACCTCAGGTTCCCTCAGACCGATAACCCCCTGAACGCTTATAGTTTGAATGAATCCGTTTACAGGTATATAAGGCTCAGCCCCTACAGCACGGACTGGATTGAACTTAACCACACGGAGATCCTAGACGATCGGACTGTCAAGTTCGTCTTCAACAACCCACCGGGACCTCTCTGGGCAGTCCTGACATCCGAGTACGGTGCCCCTGTAGATGTAGAGTACGCTAAGAAGGTAGGAGATCAGGAGTTCAACGCTCATCCCATAGGCGCAGGTCCCTTCATGATTAAGGAGTGGGTCAAGGGTTCGCACACAACGCTGATCCCTAATCCCAACTACAGGACTAACCTGCCCTTCGTTGATAATAAGGGACCCAATCCCTACCTCGATCAGGTCGTGATAAGGGTTATAACGGACGACCTGACCAGGGTCAACGAGTTCATATCGGGTAACGTGGACATACTTGCAGCAGTGCCTACTCAATACGTAGAGACCCTCAAGAAGGATCCGAATACCGTGTTGCACGAGTTCCCGTACGGTGGCTATCACTTCATGATATTCAACCTTGAGAAACCCCAGTTCACTGATAAAAACGTGAGAAAAGCTATATACCTAGCTATAAATAGGGATGAATTCGTTATCACCAACGACTACACGGTAGAGCCTCAGTATACCTTCATCTCCCCTGGTATGCTCTGCTACAATAGGACCTTGGAGGAGCACGCCAGGAAGAGCCTAGCTTACAACCTAGAGGAAGCGAGGAGACTCCTAGAGGAAGCTGGCTGGAAGATGTCAGCTGAGGGCGTTAGGAAGAAGGGTGAAGTGGCCCTATCCTTCACCCTAGACGTGCCTTACGATAACCCGAGGCTCAAGAGGATAGCCCCCGTGATACAGAGGCAGTTAGCTGAGGTGGGGATAAAGGTAGAACTTAGGGAGTACGAGCAGCATTACATAAGGGAGAAGGTCTGGAGGAAGGACTTCGAAGCTGCTCTCAATGTCTTCGCCTGGCTGGATCCTGATGGGGATATGGCTTACTGGCTCCACTCCGGGAGAGCCGCTAACTCCACTTACGTAAACCCGAGGGTAGACGAGCTCTTCGATCAGGGGATGCGTACGTTCGATTTGAGTGAGAGGACTAAGATATACTCGAAGCTTCAGGAGATACTGCTTGAGGACCTTCCAGTGATCCCCTTGGAGTACCCCAAGCAGTACGTAGCGGTGAGGAAGAACGTTGAGGGGGTTAAGTTCACGCTGCACACATCCATCCTCATCTACCTGAATGACGTGAAGGTTAAGAAGGGCTGA
- a CDS encoding ABC transporter permease, with amino-acid sequence MQLLSYAVKRIVIGFFIVLFVLTILFIFMQLLPGDPVTLLTAGQRVSPERMEELRRTWGLDQPIYIQFFYWLSRMLQGDFGTSFVFKLPVSRVVIPRIPATLQLTLTALILSYFIGMILGLISAVRRGYLIEKISTGVYVTLYSIPTYWLGAMLMLIFGFQLRILPISGYGTPAHLVLPAVTLALPNIAIFARMMRTEVLEVLYEDYIRTAMAKGLPKSAVLFKHVMRNSLIPVTVLFFLELPWTIGGAVIVEAIFSWPGMGNLLYRSILMQDFPVVMSIILIISVLTVISNIVGDILTAILDPRVSLKG; translated from the coding sequence TTGCAACTGCTCTCCTATGCAGTCAAAAGGATCGTAATAGGATTTTTTATAGTGTTATTCGTCCTAACGATCCTCTTTATTTTCATGCAATTGCTCCCGGGGGATCCGGTAACGCTCCTCACCGCCGGTCAGAGGGTGAGCCCTGAGAGGATGGAGGAGCTCAGGAGGACGTGGGGTTTGGACCAGCCTATCTACATACAGTTCTTCTACTGGTTGTCCAGGATGCTACAAGGGGACTTCGGGACCTCCTTCGTCTTCAAGCTCCCAGTTTCGAGGGTGGTGATCCCGAGGATCCCCGCCACCCTACAACTGACTTTAACTGCCCTCATCCTCTCCTACTTCATCGGCATGATCTTAGGCCTGATCTCAGCCGTTAGAAGGGGATACTTAATTGAGAAGATCTCCACCGGCGTTTACGTAACCCTCTACTCGATACCCACTTACTGGTTAGGCGCGATGCTGATGCTCATATTCGGATTCCAGCTGAGAATACTCCCCATCTCCGGCTACGGTACCCCAGCTCACCTCGTGCTTCCAGCCGTAACCCTGGCGCTCCCGAACATAGCCATATTCGCTAGGATGATGAGGACGGAGGTGCTTGAGGTCCTCTACGAGGACTATATCAGGACAGCTATGGCTAAGGGACTACCTAAGAGCGCAGTCCTTTTCAAACATGTCATGAGGAACTCCCTGATACCCGTTACCGTGCTGTTCTTCTTGGAGCTACCTTGGACGATAGGGGGAGCCGTCATAGTCGAGGCCATATTCTCCTGGCCGGGCATGGGGAACCTACTTTACCGCTCCATACTAATGCAGGACTTCCCTGTAGTGATGTCAATAATACTAATAATATCTGTACTAACTGTTATATCTAACATAGTTGGTGACATATTAACCGCAATTCTCGATCCAAGAGTATCGCTGAAGGGGTGA